One segment of Niveibacterium microcysteis DNA contains the following:
- a CDS encoding glutaredoxin family protein produces MNTKIAYSAIFAIGLLGAAPASHAESIIRWVDSAGRVHYSDMPPPPDAKRVEERMLKGSAIQMDKLPYATRQAASRYPVTLYTTADRCDGCDPARKYLQGRGIPYSEVKLTNSEEAASAAKLLGKSKPEEIGVPALLVGGKAIHGFLETEWSSELSGAGYPAKTR; encoded by the coding sequence ATGAACACCAAAATCGCTTACTCCGCCATATTTGCGATTGGGCTCCTTGGCGCGGCGCCCGCCTCCCACGCCGAGAGCATCATCCGCTGGGTCGATTCGGCCGGCCGGGTGCACTACTCGGACATGCCACCACCGCCCGACGCGAAGCGGGTGGAGGAGCGCATGCTCAAGGGCAGCGCGATCCAAATGGACAAGCTTCCTTACGCAACGCGCCAGGCTGCGTCGCGTTATCCCGTGACCCTCTACACAACAGCAGATCGGTGCGATGGGTGTGATCCTGCGCGTAAATACTTGCAAGGCAGAGGAATTCCCTACTCGGAAGTCAAACTTACAAACTCCGAAGAGGCTGCGTCCGCAGCAAAGCTGCTCGGCAAGAGCAAACCGGAGGAGATCGGTGTGCCGGCCCTGCTAGTCGGCGGGAAAGCAATCCATGGTTTTCTTGAGACGGAATGGTCATCAGAATTGAGCGGCGCGGGCTACCCCGCCAAAACACGTTGA
- the xth gene encoding exodeoxyribonuclease III, with the protein MKLATWNVNSLKVRLPHLLDWLAREQPDIVCLQELKCEDASVPRADIEAAGYRLETHGQKTYNGVAILSRAPIDAVQRNIPGFADPQARVIAATIGDVRVVGAYFPNGQAVGSEKFAYKLEWLTALTEWLRGEIAAHPKLVLTGDFNIAPENRDAHPDWKEEIHVSAPEREAFAALTGLGLVDAFRNFDQPEKSFSWWDYRMNAFRRNFGLRIDHILVSAPLAATLEQCSVDKSTRVLERPSDHAPVIAVFGS; encoded by the coding sequence TTGAAGCTTGCCACCTGGAACGTCAATTCGCTCAAGGTCCGCCTGCCGCATCTGCTGGACTGGCTCGCGCGCGAGCAACCCGATATCGTGTGCCTGCAGGAGCTCAAATGCGAGGATGCTTCGGTGCCGCGCGCCGACATCGAAGCCGCGGGTTACCGGCTGGAAACCCACGGGCAGAAGACCTACAACGGCGTCGCGATCCTGTCGCGTGCGCCCATCGATGCCGTGCAACGCAACATCCCGGGCTTCGCGGATCCGCAAGCGCGGGTGATCGCAGCGACCATCGGGGATGTTCGCGTCGTGGGCGCCTACTTCCCGAACGGCCAGGCCGTGGGCTCGGAGAAGTTCGCCTATAAGCTCGAATGGCTCACCGCGCTGACCGAATGGCTGCGCGGCGAAATCGCGGCGCATCCGAAACTGGTGCTGACCGGCGATTTCAACATCGCCCCGGAAAATCGCGACGCACACCCCGACTGGAAGGAAGAAATCCATGTTTCGGCTCCAGAGCGCGAGGCATTTGCAGCGCTTACCGGGCTCGGTCTCGTCGATGCATTCCGAAACTTCGACCAGCCGGAGAAGAGCTTTTCGTGGTGGGACTACCGGATGAACGCCTTCCGCCGTAACTTTGGCTTGCGCATCGACCATATCCTCGTCAGCGCGCCGCTGGCAGCGACGCTGGAGCAATGCTCTGTCGACAAGAGCACCCGCGTGCTTGAGCGGCCGAGCGATCATGCGCCGGTAATCGCCGTCTTCGGCTCATGA
- a CDS encoding Crp/Fnr family transcriptional regulator — MNDPLDGYTALAALSPAARERVLTNSQQIQVPAGAQVFDEHQRCGGFPFVLEGAIRVIKRSAQGRELPLYRVLPGETCIVSTSCLLGHADYNASGIAERDSTLLLLPPNEFEALMAEPAFRDFIFRLISERMADLMQLVEEVAFRRLDARLASHLLGRGRLLHVTHQQLADELGSVREMVSRLLKGFADQGLVRLGREQIEVVDPAGLRRLAAPEAM, encoded by the coding sequence ATGAACGACCCGCTCGACGGTTACACCGCACTCGCAGCGCTTTCGCCGGCGGCGCGGGAACGCGTACTGACAAACAGCCAGCAGATCCAGGTGCCGGCCGGCGCCCAGGTGTTCGACGAGCATCAACGCTGCGGCGGGTTTCCCTTCGTGCTGGAGGGCGCCATCCGCGTGATCAAACGCTCGGCACAGGGGCGCGAGCTTCCGCTCTATCGCGTACTGCCGGGTGAGACCTGCATCGTTTCAACCAGCTGCCTGCTCGGGCATGCGGACTACAACGCCAGCGGCATTGCCGAACGCGACAGCACCCTACTGCTTTTGCCGCCGAATGAATTCGAGGCACTGATGGCGGAGCCCGCCTTCCGCGACTTCATTTTCCGGCTGATCTCCGAACGCATGGCCGATCTGATGCAACTGGTCGAGGAGGTGGCATTCCGCCGCCTGGATGCCCGCCTCGCCAGCCATCTGTTGGGCCGTGGCCGCCTGCTTCACGTCACGCATCAGCAGCTGGCGGACGAATTGGGCAGCGTGCGTGAGATGGTGAGCCGTCTGCTCAAGGGATTCGCCGACCAAGGCCTGGTGCGCCTCGGGCGCGAGCAGATCGAGGTTGTCGACCCGGCTGGCCTGCGCCGCCTTGCCGCGCCGGAGGCTATGTAA
- a CDS encoding YgaP family membrane protein — translation MKANVGGIDKVVRIGGGAVLVGLAAAGIVGAWGWIGIVPLATGLFGVCPAYGLLGINTCPMKKT, via the coding sequence ATGAAGGCAAATGTGGGCGGGATCGACAAAGTGGTTCGCATCGGCGGCGGTGCCGTACTGGTAGGGCTGGCGGCCGCCGGCATCGTTGGCGCCTGGGGCTGGATCGGCATTGTTCCACTTGCAACCGGCCTGTTCGGAGTTTGCCCGGCCTACGGGCTACTGGGCATCAATACCTGCCCGATGAAGAAGACCTGA
- a CDS encoding HDOD domain-containing protein gives MSAIAQLFERIPDLPAMPKVMQDLVRTMEDDSADLSDLADSVKHDPTLSARVLRMANSAYYGATRKIGAIEDAVTRIGLNALRTLVIASGMTNTFKAVPGVKLQPFWRHALLSAALARAIARRARIDVEFSYTAALMHRIGDLLLHLAHPAEAQALAAEMADSSPAERCEAERERFGADHCAAGAELARLWQFPVAIQNALGAYAYPVSKQASPFAIVVAVSSACAQGLMEGMSGDAIAEAVPAEWLEKLALDTEQLSTILDDGPAMLAEAQSFI, from the coding sequence GTGAGCGCCATCGCACAACTCTTTGAACGCATTCCTGACCTGCCCGCCATGCCCAAGGTCATGCAGGATCTGGTGCGTACGATGGAGGACGACAGCGCGGATCTGAGCGATCTGGCTGACTCCGTCAAACACGATCCAACCCTCTCCGCCCGCGTGTTGCGCATGGCCAATTCGGCCTACTACGGCGCCACCCGAAAAATCGGCGCGATTGAAGACGCGGTGACCCGCATCGGCCTCAACGCGTTGCGCACGCTGGTGATTGCCTCCGGCATGACCAACACCTTCAAGGCGGTGCCGGGCGTCAAGCTGCAGCCGTTCTGGCGCCATGCGCTGCTGAGCGCGGCGCTCGCCCGCGCGATCGCGCGCCGCGCGCGAATCGACGTCGAGTTTTCGTACACCGCAGCGCTGATGCACCGCATTGGCGACCTGCTGCTGCACCTCGCCCACCCGGCAGAGGCGCAGGCGCTTGCCGCGGAAATGGCCGACTCAAGCCCGGCCGAGCGCTGCGAGGCGGAACGCGAACGCTTCGGTGCGGACCACTGCGCCGCGGGAGCGGAACTCGCACGCCTGTGGCAGTTCCCGGTCGCGATCCAGAATGCACTGGGCGCCTATGCCTACCCGGTTTCCAAGCAAGCAAGCCCGTTCGCCATTGTCGTTGCGGTATCGAGCGCCTGCGCGCAAGGTCTGATGGAGGGCATGTCCGGCGACGCAATCGCCGAGGCGGTGCCCGCAGAATGGCTGGAGAAACTCGCGCTCGACACTGAACAGCTGAGCACGATCCTCGACGACGGCCCGGCGATGCTTGCCGAGGCTCAGTCCTTCATCTGA
- a CDS encoding DUF3025 domain-containing protein — MSGLGPAAFAGRPLFEPYTDALLASGSRLPSRDALDDLLGRPGPRPCLQDGTRIHLVGETPALGYEAGIAVSGGVPTREYDWHDYFNALVWRRFPQAKAALNAAHIAALQQRGPHAPRGRRRDALTQFDECGVVVSSSDPTLLAALRGHEWRELFFDARNAWGRAIEVTVFGHATLDQMRSPFVGLCGKALLQRVPHDWFERPVAQRCQALDQWLSAQIADEGGIGGGVRLQAIPLLGIPGVAAENAHADYYADTRQFRPLRAAVAPA, encoded by the coding sequence GTGAGTGGCCTCGGGCCGGCCGCGTTTGCCGGGCGGCCACTGTTCGAACCCTACACCGACGCGTTGCTCGCCAGTGGCTCCCGCTTGCCGTCGCGCGACGCGCTCGATGATCTGCTGGGTCGGCCCGGCCCCCGCCCATGCTTGCAGGACGGTACGCGAATCCACCTTGTCGGCGAAACGCCTGCTCTCGGCTACGAGGCGGGCATCGCCGTGAGCGGTGGTGTGCCGACTCGCGAGTACGATTGGCATGACTACTTCAATGCGTTGGTGTGGCGCCGCTTTCCGCAGGCAAAGGCGGCGCTGAATGCGGCGCACATCGCGGCACTGCAGCAGCGTGGACCTCACGCGCCGCGTGGGCGGCGACGCGATGCGCTGACGCAATTTGATGAATGCGGGGTGGTCGTCTCGTCCTCTGATCCGACCTTGCTGGCGGCGCTGCGCGGCCATGAATGGCGCGAGCTCTTCTTCGATGCCCGCAACGCCTGGGGGCGTGCGATCGAGGTCACGGTGTTCGGGCATGCGACGCTCGACCAAATGCGATCGCCGTTTGTCGGCCTGTGCGGAAAGGCGTTGCTGCAGCGCGTGCCGCATGACTGGTTCGAGCGTCCAGTAGCGCAGCGCTGCCAAGCGCTCGATCAGTGGCTGTCGGCGCAGATTGCCGACGAGGGCGGCATTGGTGGCGGCGTGCGTTTGCAGGCGATACCGCTGCTGGGCATTCCTGGCGTGGCCGCCGAGAATGCGCACGCCGATTACTACGCGGATACGCGCCAGTTCCGGCCGCTGCGCGCGGCCGTGGCGCCTGCCTGA
- the pyrC gene encoding dihydroorotase, with amino-acid sequence MQTITITRPDDWHLHLRDDAALAAVLPDTARRFGRAIVMPNLRPPVTTVALAAEYRARILGALPAGLKFEPLMTLYLTDNTSPDEIDRAKASGFVHAVKLYPAGATTNSDAGVTAIDKVYPVLERMERVGLPLLVHGEVTHADVDVFDRERVFIDRVFAPVTARFPGLRTVFEHITTADAARFVSEAGDNIAATITAHHLLMNRNAIFAGGIRPHHYCLPVLKRETHRQALVAAAISGSRKFFLGTDSAPHAKSAKEAACGCAGCYTANAGIELYAEAFDQAGALDKLEAFASFNGPDWYGLPRNTDTVTLAKEAWTVPAQLDYLNGDPLVPLRAGETIAWKLL; translated from the coding sequence ATGCAAACGATCACCATCACCCGACCCGACGACTGGCACCTGCACCTGCGCGATGACGCTGCGCTGGCGGCCGTGCTGCCCGATACGGCACGCCGTTTCGGTCGTGCGATCGTGATGCCGAACTTGCGTCCGCCGGTTACGACGGTCGCGCTGGCTGCGGAATACCGTGCGCGTATCCTCGGTGCGCTGCCGGCCGGCCTCAAGTTCGAGCCGCTGATGACGTTGTACCTCACAGACAACACGTCGCCAGACGAGATCGACCGCGCGAAGGCAAGCGGCTTCGTGCATGCCGTCAAGCTGTATCCGGCTGGCGCCACGACCAACTCGGACGCGGGGGTGACCGCGATCGACAAGGTCTATCCGGTGCTCGAGCGCATGGAGCGTGTTGGACTGCCGCTGCTGGTACACGGGGAGGTGACCCATGCTGACGTGGATGTCTTCGATCGCGAGCGCGTGTTTATTGATCGCGTATTTGCGCCGGTCACGGCGCGTTTCCCGGGTCTTCGCACGGTCTTCGAGCACATTACGACGGCGGATGCCGCGCGATTTGTGAGCGAAGCCGGCGACAACATCGCCGCCACGATTACCGCGCACCACCTGCTGATGAACCGCAATGCCATCTTCGCGGGTGGCATTCGGCCGCATCACTATTGCCTTCCGGTGCTCAAACGCGAGACGCATCGCCAGGCACTCGTTGCGGCGGCAATCTCTGGCTCACGCAAGTTCTTCCTCGGCACTGACTCGGCGCCGCATGCCAAGTCGGCCAAGGAGGCGGCCTGCGGCTGCGCCGGGTGCTACACCGCCAACGCGGGCATCGAGTTGTACGCCGAAGCCTTCGACCAGGCCGGGGCGCTCGACAAGCTGGAAGCCTTCGCCAGCTTCAACGGGCCGGACTGGTACGGTCTGCCCCGCAATACCGATACGGTGACGCTGGCCAAGGAGGCGTGGACGGTGCCTGCGCAACTGGACTACCTCAACGGTGATCCGCTGGTGCCCTTGCGCGCCGGCGAGACGATTGCCTGGAAACTTCTCTGA
- the rsmI gene encoding 16S rRNA (cytidine(1402)-2'-O)-methyltransferase, with amino-acid sequence MRALAVLGKVDAIAAEDTRHTRRLLDHFGIRTRLLAVHQHNEQAAADGLVGLLEQGQHIALVTDAGTPAVSDPGARVVARVQAAGFPVVPVPGPSAVTTALSASGLVEGRFLFVGFLPPKATARRAELEALASTPAALVFYEAPHRVVECVADLAAVFGGQRELVVARELTKLHEQIARMPLAEAADWFAADSDRSRGEFVLIVAPPIVAEGLSPETERTLRLLLDELPLKTAAKLAAQLTGANKNALYERALALKDAG; translated from the coding sequence ATGCGTGCGCTGGCTGTGCTTGGCAAGGTGGACGCCATCGCGGCAGAGGACACTCGTCACACCCGCCGCTTACTCGATCACTTCGGTATTCGCACGCGCCTGCTCGCGGTGCATCAACACAACGAGCAGGCGGCGGCCGATGGGCTCGTCGGCCTGCTTGAGCAGGGGCAGCACATCGCGCTGGTGACGGACGCGGGCACCCCGGCCGTTTCCGACCCCGGCGCGCGCGTCGTGGCGCGGGTTCAGGCAGCCGGTTTCCCGGTTGTGCCGGTTCCGGGGCCAAGTGCAGTCACCACCGCGCTGTCGGCGTCCGGCTTGGTCGAAGGGCGCTTCCTGTTCGTCGGTTTCCTGCCACCCAAGGCGACAGCACGCCGCGCGGAGCTCGAAGCCCTCGCCAGCACGCCAGCCGCGCTGGTGTTTTACGAAGCGCCGCATCGGGTCGTGGAGTGCGTCGCCGACCTCGCCGCCGTGTTTGGCGGGCAACGCGAGTTGGTGGTGGCGCGCGAGCTGACCAAGCTGCATGAGCAGATCGCGCGCATGCCCCTGGCGGAGGCCGCTGACTGGTTTGCGGCGGATTCCGACCGCAGTCGGGGCGAGTTCGTGCTGATCGTGGCGCCGCCGATTGTGGCCGAGGGACTGTCGCCCGAGACCGAACGGACGCTGCGCCTGCTGCTCGACGAACTGCCGTTGAAGACGGCCGCAAAGCTTGCAGCCCAGCTGACCGGCGCCAACAAGAACGCGCTTTACGAGCGCGCGCTCGCGCTCAAGGACGCCGGCTGA
- a CDS encoding YraN family protein produces MRLIRRIHEGFSKVLGGGHSAAGPEAPQVPPHLRDGTLAERLAETWLSRQGLKVIARNVRCKLGEIDLVATDGEMLVFVEVRMRTDPRFGGAAASITPAKQAKLVRAAEWFLANGGKAWAGRPCRFDVVLLDRLHLSHIEWIRGAFDAY; encoded by the coding sequence GTGCGACTGATCCGACGAATCCATGAAGGCTTCTCAAAGGTGCTGGGCGGCGGGCATTCTGCGGCCGGGCCCGAGGCACCGCAAGTTCCGCCGCATCTACGTGATGGCACACTGGCCGAACGACTGGCCGAAACCTGGCTGTCTCGACAAGGTCTCAAGGTGATCGCACGCAATGTGCGCTGCAAGCTGGGCGAGATCGATCTGGTAGCGACCGACGGCGAGATGCTGGTCTTCGTCGAAGTCCGCATGCGCACCGATCCGCGTTTCGGCGGCGCCGCGGCCAGCATCACGCCAGCCAAGCAGGCCAAGCTGGTGCGCGCCGCGGAGTGGTTCCTCGCCAATGGCGGCAAGGCCTGGGCCGGGCGCCCGTGCCGTTTCGATGTTGTATTGCTCGATCGGCTTCACCTTTCACACATCGAATGGATCCGCGGCGCGTTCGACGCGTACTGA
- a CDS encoding HIRAN domain-containing protein, translated as MDPRRVRRVLIAATLFVALAPAFAAPRLRVLVQRAPLAGFTHYEAPRVWTQLRVGAPLSLQREPDNPHDRRAIAVSWQGQKLGYLPRAENDAVCAAMDAGTGIEARIGSLTDDADPRRRITIEVFVLP; from the coding sequence ATGGATCCGCGGCGCGTTCGACGCGTACTGATCGCCGCCACGCTGTTCGTGGCACTGGCCCCCGCCTTCGCCGCACCGCGCCTGCGAGTGCTGGTGCAGCGAGCACCGCTCGCAGGGTTCACACATTATGAAGCGCCGAGAGTGTGGACGCAGTTGCGCGTTGGGGCACCACTCTCGCTGCAACGCGAGCCCGACAACCCGCACGACCGCCGCGCGATCGCGGTGAGCTGGCAAGGGCAGAAACTCGGCTATCTGCCGCGCGCCGAAAACGACGCGGTATGCGCCGCAATGGATGCCGGCACCGGCATCGAAGCGCGCATCGGCTCACTGACTGACGACGCAGACCCGCGCCGCAGAATTACGATCGAGGTGTTTGTCCTGCCCTGA
- a CDS encoding queuosine precursor transporter — translation MNRPIRQYKYYDLVMVAFVTVLICSNLIGPAKAAQLNLPLVGTLTFGAGVLFFPISYIFGDILTEVYGYAYSRRVIWAGFAGLAFASIMAYVIVALPPAPNWPNQAVYETAFGSTWRISMASLIAFSCGEFVNSFVLAKMKILTQGKHLWSRTIGSTIFGEAVDSSLFYPLAFWNSGIMPNELVPTLMLSQFITKTAVEVVFTPLTYLIVNKLKQHENEDWYDRHTDFNPFKLDTRN, via the coding sequence ATGAACCGTCCTATCCGGCAGTACAAGTACTACGACCTGGTGATGGTCGCCTTCGTCACCGTACTGATCTGCTCAAACCTGATCGGCCCCGCCAAGGCCGCGCAACTGAACCTGCCACTGGTGGGCACGCTGACCTTCGGCGCCGGCGTACTGTTCTTCCCGATCAGCTACATCTTTGGCGACATCCTGACCGAGGTGTATGGCTACGCCTACTCACGGCGCGTAATCTGGGCGGGCTTTGCCGGCCTCGCGTTCGCGTCGATCATGGCCTATGTGATCGTGGCGCTGCCACCTGCGCCGAACTGGCCCAACCAGGCGGTGTACGAAACGGCGTTTGGCTCGACCTGGCGGATCTCGATGGCCTCGCTGATCGCTTTTTCCTGCGGCGAATTCGTGAACTCGTTTGTTCTGGCCAAGATGAAGATCCTCACGCAGGGCAAACACCTGTGGAGCCGCACGATCGGCTCAACGATCTTCGGTGAGGCAGTCGACTCCTCGCTCTTCTATCCGCTGGCGTTCTGGAACAGCGGCATCATGCCGAACGAACTGGTTCCCACGTTGATGCTGTCGCAATTCATTACCAAGACCGCTGTCGAAGTGGTGTTCACGCCGCTGACCTACCTCATCGTCAACAAACTCAAGCAACACGAGAACGAAGACTGGTACGACCGGCACACCGACTTCAACCCCTTCAAGCTCGACACCCGCAACTGA
- a CDS encoding patatin-like phospholipase family protein, whose product MKRLIPTLCTALAVICAPTAQSAPKSAPKALPKAEATSKVAAAPAKRPRVGLVLGGGGARGLAHVGVLEQLERLHVPIDCIAGTSAGALIGGIYASGMPLPEIRRRLEDADWDKLIAGSPDRRNLPYLRKKDDYQNLAAMTFGVDEDGLKVPRSVVGSQLIDRFLREMTRDIYRESFNDLPIPFEAVATDLERGDMRVFKGGDLAIALRASMAVPGVFDVVSDNGRLLVDGMFVRNLPIENLKEKTPGSCAADVVIVVDVGTPMLKPDEIRTFVDVAAQAMNIATGRNVLEQRKLLAPGDVLIEPDLEGYSPASFTSVKDIIERGSAATLPLEAQLATLAVDDSAYRAWLAGIATRASESQKPYDRLEVAQTRFVPPDRVEGVITGKTPPATQEQLLERFDSLYDTGDFDSINYRLHDAGGQQVATVTPLERSVGPNYLRMGIDFKLDTYRTATISFLGNYQMTWLNRWGAQWRNDLRLGADSSLRSEIYQPIGHSPTFVVGGVWWGSSSLPLFDAEGNRLFEIGVNRRGAEVGGGYGLGRYGEFRLTAFSEHVEGEVLTGGIGVSTNAATRLYGGRAQLVIDQLDNPKWPRHGYFLRADYAAGHIKDQDDLAQLVEVDGDLAGTFGTFTVRSTARVRGSLDQRLSTVPIPYQLGGFLQVSGMQTNELTGARTALGRVMAYKQISSLLPQLGSGIYVGGSLEAGKVWNQIFTGTNTKIIPAGSAYLGVDTLLGPLYLGAGWADYNGGKWAGYLYLGYTN is encoded by the coding sequence CGCCCGCCAAACGCCCACGAGTCGGGCTCGTGCTCGGCGGCGGCGGCGCGCGTGGCCTGGCGCACGTCGGTGTGCTGGAGCAGCTGGAGCGTCTGCATGTGCCGATCGACTGCATCGCGGGCACCAGCGCCGGCGCACTGATCGGCGGCATCTATGCGTCAGGCATGCCCTTGCCGGAGATACGGCGGCGCCTTGAGGACGCCGACTGGGACAAGCTGATCGCGGGCTCACCAGACCGCCGCAATCTGCCCTACCTGCGCAAGAAGGATGACTACCAGAACCTCGCCGCGATGACCTTCGGCGTCGACGAAGACGGCTTGAAAGTGCCGCGCAGCGTCGTCGGGTCTCAATTGATAGACCGGTTCCTGCGCGAGATGACGCGCGACATCTATCGCGAATCGTTCAACGATCTCCCGATTCCCTTCGAGGCGGTGGCTACCGATCTGGAGCGCGGCGACATGCGCGTGTTCAAGGGCGGCGATCTTGCGATCGCGCTGCGCGCGAGCATGGCTGTGCCGGGTGTGTTCGACGTGGTGAGTGACAACGGACGCCTGCTGGTCGATGGCATGTTCGTACGCAACCTGCCGATCGAGAACCTGAAGGAAAAGACGCCGGGCTCGTGTGCCGCGGATGTCGTGATCGTGGTCGACGTGGGCACGCCGATGCTCAAACCTGACGAGATCCGCACCTTCGTCGACGTCGCCGCCCAGGCGATGAATATCGCGACCGGGCGCAACGTACTCGAACAGCGCAAGCTGCTCGCGCCCGGCGATGTGCTGATTGAACCGGACCTAGAGGGCTATTCGCCCGCGAGCTTCACCTCGGTGAAGGACATCATCGAGCGCGGCAGCGCCGCGACGTTGCCGCTTGAGGCGCAGCTGGCGACGCTCGCCGTTGACGACTCGGCCTACCGTGCCTGGCTGGCCGGGATCGCCACGCGGGCAAGCGAATCGCAGAAGCCGTACGACCGGTTGGAGGTAGCGCAGACGCGCTTTGTGCCGCCGGACCGAGTGGAAGGGGTCATCACCGGCAAGACGCCCCCGGCTACGCAGGAGCAATTGCTTGAGCGCTTCGATTCGCTGTACGACACCGGCGACTTCGACTCGATCAACTATCGCCTGCACGACGCGGGCGGACAGCAAGTGGCGACCGTTACACCGCTGGAACGCAGCGTTGGCCCGAACTACTTGCGCATGGGCATCGACTTCAAGCTCGACACCTATCGCACCGCGACGATCAGTTTTCTCGGCAATTACCAGATGACGTGGCTGAACCGGTGGGGTGCGCAGTGGCGCAACGACCTCCGCCTTGGCGCCGACTCCTCGCTGAGATCCGAGATCTATCAGCCAATCGGCCACTCACCGACTTTCGTGGTGGGCGGCGTGTGGTGGGGCAGTTCCTCGCTGCCGCTGTTCGACGCTGAAGGCAACCGTCTGTTCGAGATCGGCGTCAATCGCCGCGGCGCTGAAGTCGGGGGCGGTTACGGCTTGGGGCGTTACGGCGAATTCCGGCTGACCGCCTTTTCCGAGCATGTGGAGGGCGAAGTGCTGACCGGCGGCATCGGCGTCAGCACCAACGCGGCGACGCGCTTGTATGGCGGCCGCGCCCAGCTTGTCATCGACCAACTGGACAACCCAAAGTGGCCGCGCCATGGCTACTTCCTTCGTGCGGACTACGCGGCGGGCCACATCAAGGACCAGGATGATCTTGCGCAACTGGTGGAAGTCGATGGCGATCTGGCCGGCACCTTTGGCACCTTCACCGTGCGGTCGACCGCACGCGTGCGCGGGTCGCTCGACCAAAGGCTATCCACTGTCCCGATTCCTTACCAGCTCGGTGGTTTCCTGCAGGTGTCGGGCATGCAGACGAACGAGCTGACCGGCGCGCGCACGGCGCTCGGGCGCGTCATGGCGTACAAGCAGATCAGCTCGCTGCTGCCCCAGTTGGGGTCTGGCATCTATGTCGGGGGCTCGCTTGAAGCAGGCAAGGTGTGGAACCAGATCTTCACCGGCACCAACACCAAGATCATCCCGGCCGGATCGGCCTACCTTGGGGTGGACACGTTGTTGGGGCCGCTCTATCTGGGCGCAGGCTGGGCCGACTACAACGGTGGCAAGTGGGCCGGTTACCTGTACCTCGGCTACACCAACTGA